Below is a window of Hydrogenimonas sp. SS33 DNA.
CGATGAAATCGGCGGGCAGGTGGAGGGTGAGGCGCACATGGGTCGGGTTTTTTGGGTTGATGTGGATATCGGTCACTTTGCCGATCTCCACCCCCATATATTTGACGGCGCCGTCTTTTGGCAGGCCGGAGACCGATTCGAACATATAGGTATAGTAGTCTCTGTATTTGACTTTTTTGCCGTGGAATTCGCCCAGCCACAGTGTAAAAAGAACGGCACCTGCAGCAAGTACGATGACGAAAAGTCCGACGATAAAGTAACTGGGGTTCCTCTCCATCAACGCTCCTCTTTCCCGACATTTTCGTTACTACATATCGGCATTTTTTCCATCTTCATCGCTTCTATCCTCGCTTTCGCCCGTTTTCCTCCGAAAAATTCGTGGATGAAGGGGTGGTCGCTCTTCAGCACCTCCTCCAGGGTCCCCTCGGCCACCGCCTTTCCGTCACCCAGCACCGCCATGCGGTCGATGACGCCGAAAATGGTATCGATGTCGTGGGTGACCATGACGATAGTGAGGCCCAACAGGTCCCTCAGCTGCGTAATGAGGTCGTCGAAGGCTTCCGCACTCACCGGATCGAGCCCCGAAGTGGGTTCATCCAGGAAGAGGAGTCTGGGGTCCATCGCCAGCGCCCGGGCCAGGGCCGCCCGTTTGACCATACCGCCGCTCAGTTCCGCGGGGTAGAGCCTCCCCACATCGGGAGAGAGTCCCACCATCTCCAGCTTGGCAAAGACGATTCGCCGGATGGTCTTCTCCGACAGGCGGGTATATTCCCGCATCTGGATGGCGATATTGTCCGCCACGCTGAGGGAGGTGTAGAGGGCGCCGAACTGAAAGAGGACACCCCAGGCGCTCCGCAGTTTCTGGGCCTGCCTTTGGGAGATATGCAGCAGGTCGTGCCCCAGCACCCTGACACTCCCGCCCGAAGGGCGCAGGAGCATGATCATCTCCCGAAGCAGGGTGGTTTTGCCCGACCCGCTGCCGCCCAGCAGGCCGTAGATCTCCCCTTCGTAGACGGTCAGGTCGACCCCGTCGTGGACCGTTTTCCTGCCGAAACGGGTATGGATGCCGCGCATCTCGATGACCGGCTCTCTCATATGCCCAGCTCCGTGAAGATGACCGAAAAGAGGGCGTCGATGGCGACGACCAGAAAGATGGCGTTGACGACGCTCATGGTGGTGTAGCGGCCGATGCTTTCGGTGTTGCCCGCCACTTCGAAGCCTCGGAAGCAGCCGATGGCGGCAATGATGAAGGCGAAGAAAGGGGCCTTGACGAGCCCTACGATGTAGTGGCGCACATCCACGGCGCTCTGGAGCCGCTCCGTGAACTGGGCCGGGTTGATCCCCAGCTGCGTCTTGGCGATGATCATGCCGGCGTAGATGCCGATGATGTCGGCGAAAAAGATGAGCAGGGGCAGGGCGACGATCAGGGCGAAAATGCGGGGCAGGACGATGAAACGGAAAATTTCGAACCCCATCGTCTTCATGGCGTCGATCTCTTCGGTAATCTTCATCACCCCGATCTGGGCCGTGTAGGAGGAGCCGGTACGGCCCGCGACGATGATGGAGGTAATCAGAGGCGCCAGTTCCCTGGGAATGGAGATGCCGATCATGTCGACGATGAAGATGTTGGCCCCGTACTTTTCGAGCTGCACGCCGCTTTGGTAGGCGACGACGATTCCCACCAGAAAAGAGCTGAGGGCGACGATGGGGAGGGCGGTGACCCCCGCCTTGTAGATGTTGGCCGAGGTCTCCTTGATGCGGATGGCGGCGGGATGCAGCAGGCTTCGGAAAAAGGCGAGGGTGACGGCGCCGAGAAAATTGAGAAAGAGCAGGGAGTCGTTGACGATGGAGAGGGCTGCCTCTCCAATCTTTTCGACGAAAGCGGCGAAGGGATGCCAGAAACCGGTCCGTTTTTCGGGCAGCGGAACTTCGTAACGCCGTACCAGCCTGTACATGCGGCAAAACTCCCGGGAGGCGTGGCGGTATCTGGGGCGCAGCGGCGCCCTCTCCTCCCTGATGGAGAGAAAGAGGATCATCCCCGCCGTGTCGACACTTTCGATGCCGGAGAGGTCGAAAAGGAGTGTTTTCCACCGTTTCAGCGTCGGAGCCAGGCGGTGCCACTCCGCCTCGATGCGGTCGAGCCGGTCGACCTGCCATCTCCCCCGGGCATGGACGATCAGGGTATCGTCACGGGAATCGACATGAAAGAAGGTTCCGTTTTTCATAAGGAGATTGTATCGCAGTTGGCCGATTTTACGCAAAGTATGGGCAAACCACTTTTTTCTCCATGACCTGATTCAATCTGATTTTAATCAAGGAGCCGATAAAATAGCCCATCATTCAAGGGTGCCTAGTTAAGAACTGACGTTACGCAAAAGACGTAACGTCCTCTCGAAATCTACGATTTTGTAGCTTTAGGGGGGTGCAGGGGACGGCCGGTCCCCGCCAAAGCTTGGGCTTTGCTCAAGCTTTGCGTAACGTATAAGAGGTGCCCTCAGGAGCGGTCCATTGCGTGTCGACAAATACCTAAGCAGCGTCAACCTGGTGAAGCGGCGTACCATCGCCCAGGACATGGTCAAAAGCGGAGTCGTTTTCATCAACGAAACGGCGGCGAAACCGAGCAAAGAGGTGAAAGTGGGAGACATTATAGAAATCCGCTATCTGAAGGGACCGAAGAGGTACGAGGTCCTGAAGATCCCGACGACCAAGACCATTCCCAAAAGTGCGAAAGACGAGTATGTCAAGGAGCTTGCATGACCTATGAAGAGGCAAAAACCGCTTTCGAGCGGCTCTTTTCGGGGCTGATGGATGAGGAGGAAGCCAGAGCGCTGCTCATTCAGATGCACGAGCGGGGCGAAACGACCGACGAGATCGCCGCGGCCGCGGAGACGATGCGGCGCTACAGCATCAAACTCCCCGTCCCCGATGACCTGCGCCCCAAACTGATCGACAACTGCGGTACCGGCGGGGACAAAAGCGGCAGCTTCAACATCTCCACCACCGTTTCCATCCTGCTGGCGGGTGCGGGCTGCTATGTGGCCAAACACGGCAACCGCTCCATTACCAGCAAATCGGGAAGCGCCGACATGCTGGAGAAACTGGGGGTACGGCTCGACCTGACGCCGGAAAAACAGGTCGAGATGCTGCAGGAGTGCGGTTTCACCTTCATCTTCGCCATTCACCATCACCCCGCCATGCGTTTCGTGATGCCGATACGAAAATCGATTCCCCATCGCACCATCTTCAACATACTGGGCCCCCTGACCAATCCTGCCGGCGTCGAAAAGCAGTTCATCGGCGTCTTCGACCCCCACTTCGTCTCCCGCATCGCCAAGGCGCTGAAGCGTCTGGGAAGCCGGCGGGCCATGGTGGTCAGCAGCCGGGACGGGCTGGACGAGATCTCCCTGGGAGCCCCCACCGACGCGGCGCTGCTGGAAGAGGGGAATCTGGAGCTGCGGACCATCGACCCCCTCGACCTGGGAATCGAACGGGCACCCCTGAAGGCGGTTGCCGGAGGGGATGCCGAAACCAACGCCAGGATCACCCGGGAGATTCTCTCCGGGAGCGTGACCGGGCCGAAACGGGATATCGTACTCGTCAATGCCGCCGGGGCCCTGGTGGTGGACGGCAGGGCGAAGTCGCTGGAAGAGGGACTGGCCATCGCCGCCGAGACCATCGACTCGGGCCGGGCACTCTCGGCGCTGGAAAAGATTGTCGAGGTCTCCAACCGCCTATGAGAAAGTGTTTCGAATCGGACCTGGAGCATCTGGAGGAGACGGCGGCCAAAATCGCCCCGCTGCTGCCCGAAAACGGCGTCGTCTTTCTGCGGGGCGACCTGGCGGCGGGAAAGACGACGCTGGTGAAAGCCCTGGCGAAGGCGAAAGGGTGTGCCGATGAGGTCACCTCTCCCACCTTCTCTATCCAGCAGATCTACGACGGCGGGGTCGCCCACTACGATCTCTACCAGTGCCCCAACGAGAAGTTCGTCGAAATGGGGCTGCTTGAGAGCCTGGAAGCGCCGGGGTGGCACCTGATCGAGTGGGGTGACGAAGCGCTGGAGAATTTTCTGAAAGCCCACGGCTTCGAGACGGCGGTCGTGACCATCGTCCCGACTTTCTCCGGACGGCGATACGAGGTGACGACCGATGCATGAACTCAAAGCCGAAAAACTGGTCAAGACGATCCGCCGCCATCCCATCGTCAAGGGGGTTTCCCTCTCCCTGAAGACCAAGGAAGTGGTGGGGCTGCTGGGGCCCAACGGCGCCGGAAAGACCACCACCTTCTATATGATCTGCGGCCTCATTCCCGTCACCGAAGGGCAGGTGACGATCGACGGGACCGATATTACCAAAGAACCCCTGCACCTGCGGGCGAAACGGGGCATCGGCTACCTGCCCCAGGAGTCGAGCATCTTCAAGGAGCTGACGGTCGAGGAGAACCTCCTCATCGCCGCCGAAGCGGCGAAGCTCGACAAGGAGAGCGCCGCCAAGCGTATCGAAAATCTGCTGGAGCTCTTCAACATCGAACCGATACGCAACCGCAAGGGGATCCGCCTCAGCGGGGGAGAACGGCGCCGGACGGAGATCGCCCGGGCGCTGGTGAGCAAACCCAAATTTCTTCTGCTGGACGAACCCTTCGCCGGGGTCGACCCGATCGCCGTCATCGACATCCAGAATGTCATCAGGCAGCTGCTTGACCTGGAGATCGGCGTACTGATCACCGACCACAACGTACGGGAGACCCTGGGCATCTGCCACCGCGCCTACGTGATGCACCACGGCGAACTGATGGCGGAGGGGAGCACCGAAGAGATCGCCAGGCACCCCGACGTCATCAAACACTACCTGGGAGAGCATTTCACTCTATGAGACTCCGCCAGACGCAGAGGTCCGGGCTCAAGACGAAGCTCTCCAGTACCCTGCGAAGCTGGCTTCCCATCCTGCAGGCAGGCCTCGACGAGCTCGAAGAGCAGCTTCGGGCCTACGAAGCCGAGAACCCCTATATGCAGGTGCGTTCCGGTTTCGAGAGCGCCGTCTCCCCCCATTCTCCCCCTCCCAAAACGCAGCCGACCCGATTCGACGGGGAGAGGTCGAGCCGCAGCGATACCATCGAAGCCCTGACGCTCCATGAAAAGTCGCTCTACGAAGTGCTGGGCGAGCAGGTCAATGCGCCGCTCTTTCCCACCCCGCGCAGCGAAGCGGCCGCCTATGCCATCATCGAACGGCTCGACCACGAGGGCTATTTCGACGGGGAGATTGCCGAAGTGGCTGAGAGTGCCGGCATGAGCCCCGAAGAGGCGGAACGCATCCGGCAGCGTTTCGCCTATCTGGAACCGGCGGGGGTCGGCGCCAGGGACCCTGCGGAGGCGATGCGTTTCCAGCTTCGCCAGAGCGGCCTGGAAGAGCCGCTCTACTCCTTCGTCGAAACCCTTCTCGATCACTTCGACTCCCTCGCGACCTTCAGGAAAGAGCCGCTCTACGAAGAGGCCATGGCCGCGATACGCCGCTTCCGGGTTCCCCCCGCCATCGATTTTCTGGAAGAGTTCCCCGCCGCGGTGCCCGACCTGGTCATCACCCGCCACAGGGAAGGGATCGAAGTTTACATCAACGACGACTACTATCCCGATATCGAGATCGAAACCCCCGACATCGACCACCGTTACGTCAAAAAGAAGATCAAGGAGGCGCGGGACCTGATCGATGCGCTGAATATGCGCAAAGCGACCCTCTACAAGATCGGGCTGATGATCGTGGAGTTCCAGTACGACTTCTTCCAGGGCGGCGACATCCGCCCCATGACACTCAAGGACATCGCCGACGAATTCGACCACAACCCCTCCACGATCTCCCGTGCCATCGCCAACAAATACCTGATGTGCGACCGGGGGATTTTCCCCATGAAAGCCTTCTTCACCCAGGGGCTCGACGAGGAGGTGAGCAACGCCTCCATCAAGGAGTTCATCGCCGACGCCATCGCGCAGGAGGATAGGGAAAAGCCTCTGAGCGACCAGAAACTGCTGGAGATGGTGGAGGCGAAATTCGGCGTCAAGATGGTGCGCCGCACCATCACCAAATACCGCAAACAGATGCGGATCGGCGGTTCCAGTGAGCGCAAACGTTTCTACAGGCTTGCGTGAGCGGCTGGAGGCGGAAGCCGCGAAACGCAACGACCTTGACGAACTCTCTTCGGGTCGCCCCGACCCTCTGATGGTGGCCCGGAAACTCGGTGACGACCGCGCCGTTTTGCTCTGTGCGCTTTTCGGCTACGGCAATGCGGGAAATATCGTCGCCTTTCTGGAGAGCCTCGATTTCTCTTTGCTGGAGCGGGGGGAAGGAGAGATCGCCCGAAGATTGCAAAACAGCTACTACCGTTTTCAAAATCGCGACGACGTGATACAGGCTTTCGTGACCCTCTCCAGAGTGGAGCGGGGGGAGCTCAAAAGCCTCTTTCTGGAGGGGTACCACAGGGAGGGGCAGGTGATCGACGGGGTCTTCGGAATTCTCCATGCCCTCTACGGGCGCAATGGCTACCGAAGCCGTGGCTACCGCTTCCTTTTCGGAACGCTTCCCGAAGATGGAAGGCCCAAGAGCCCCTACAAACGGTGGATGATGTTCCTTCGATGGATGGTTCGCAAAGATGCCCTGGACCTGGGAAGGTGGCCGGAGGTTTCCAGGAAGGACCTGGTCATTCCCCTTGATACCCATACCTTCCATGTGGGCCTCAAAACGGGGCTGCTTAGGCGCAAAACCTACGACTGGAAGGCGGCCCTGGAGCTGACGGAACACCTCAGGGGTTTCGATCCCGAAGATCCGGTCCGCTACGATTTCGCCCTCTACCGGATGGGGCAGGAGGGGGTTCTCGGCCGTTAGTCGTTGGTCGTTGGTCGTTGGTCGTTGGAACAGGGCTTCGCCCCTCTTTGTTTTCAGTTTTCAGTTTTTAGTTTTAGGGCATTGGGCATTGACGAGTGTTGAGAATGATTCTCGGTTTAAAATTTTGTAGAGTTGACAAAAATCCTTGACAAGCAATTTAAAATCAGCTTTGCTGATACTACCCACTACCCACTACCCACTACCCACTACCCACTACCCACTACCCACTACTATATTTCAATCCCGACGACAAAAAAAAGAGCACGTTAAAGCCCGATTAAACGTCCTTGTGTTAAAATCGCAAAACTCTATGCAAAAGGACGTTGGACATGGAAGGTCGCATCTTCACCTTTTTGGGGCTGATTTCTGAAAATCACTCCTTTCTTTTCGCTGCCCACTACATTCTCGCCGCTATTCTGGCCCTGGTGGTCGCCCGCATGGCGACCAAGCAGATGAAACTGGTTCCCACCGGTGCCCAGAATGTGATGGAAGCCTATCTGGAAGGAATCGTCGCTATGGGACGCGACGTCATCGGCGAAAGCAATGCCCGCAAATACCTCCCCCTCGTCGCCACCATCGGCCTCATCGTCTTCTTCTCCAACCTGATGGAAATCATCCCTGGTTTCGAGCCGCCGTCGGGCAACATCAACATGACGCTGACTCTGGCGCTCATCGTCTTTCTCTACTACAACTTCGAGGGTATCCGCAAAAACGGATTCATCCACTATTTCGCCCACTTCGCCGGACCCGTCAAATGGCTTTCGCCCCTGATGTTCCCCATCGAGATCGTCTCCCACATCAGCCGCATCATCTCCCTCTCTTTCCGACTCTTTGGTAACATCAAAGGGGATGACCTCTTCGTCATGGTACTGCTGCTGCTCGTGCCCTGGATCGTTCCCGTTCCCGGCTTTATGCTGATGGGCTTCTCCGCCATTCTGCAGACCTTCATTTTCATGATTCTGACCTATGTCTACCTGGCGGGAGCGGTGATGCTCGAAGAGGAATCTCTCTGATACCGGGCCATCGTTGAGACGCACCGTCGCCGAAACCCTCATAAGCTTTCTTCTCGGTGCCGCCTGGGCTCTGGCTCTGGGCGGTGCCGCTCTCTTTTTCTGGTCCTTTCTTCCTTTCGGATTTGTCGTCGCTTTCATGGCCGCCTTCATAGGCTCCCTTGCCGGCCTGCTCTTCGTGGTGCTGCTGGAGGTGGCGGCGCTGCAGTTCGAGCGGCAGCGGGAGATACGGCACCAGACCCGCCTGCTCAAGAAGATTCTCCAGGCGGTCGAGTCGGAGACGCCGACTACTCCGAGCGCATTGCGAGAGAGCGTAGACGATGCTTCGCTACGCGATCACTGACCCCGCCTACTACACCGACGACCCCACCCTTTTTGCCGACCGCGTGGCGCGGATGCTCCTGAGCCACCGTCCCGACATGGTCTGTTTCCGCGACAAACGGACCGGCCGCTACGAAACGGTGGCCGAAGCCTTTCTTTCCCTGAAAGAGCGGTTTCCGAAGACCCTCTTCCTTCTTCATGGCGACCCCGCTCTGGCGGTCAGCCTGAGAGCCGACGGCGTCCACCTTCCCTCCGACGGGGCCGGGCGCATCGAAGAGGCGAAGCGGGCCGGCCTCTTCTGTATCGTCAGCACCCACTCCCTCGAAGAGGCGGCGGCGTGCGAAGCCCTCGGTGCCGATGCCGTCACCTTCAGCCCCGTCTTTGCCTCTCCGGGCAAGGGGGAGCCCCAGGGTTTAGAGAAGTTGAAAGAAATTAAAGATAAAATATCTCTCAAAACCATTGCGTTGGGCGGTATCGTCACGCGCGAGCAGATCGAAGCGGTCGAAGAGGCCGGCGCCGACGGTTTCGCGTCGATCCGCTATTTTGTCCCATAAGGAACTTTTTTATATGAGCGCATTCGAAGTCATCATCGGGCTGGAGGTTCATGTCCAGCTCAACACGAAAACGAAAATTTTCTGCAACTGTGCCACCAGTTTCGCCGACAGGCAGAACAGCCATACCTGCCCCGTATGCCTGGGGCTGCCCGGTGCGCTGCCGGTGCTGAACAAAGAGGCGGTCAGAAAGGCGATGATGTTCGGCAACGCCATCGAGGCGACCGTCCACCGCAAGTCGGTCTTCAACCGCAAAAACTACTTCTACCCCGACCTTCCCAAGGGGTACCAGATCAGCCAGTTCGAGATTCCCATCGTCGAACACGGCCATCTGATGATCGACTTCGACGACGGTAGCCAGAAACGCGTCGGAATCACCCGGGCCCACCTTGAGGAGGATGCGGGCAAGAACATCCACGGGGGGGACCACTCGCTGGTGGACCTGAACCGGGCGGGCACGCCCCTGCTGGAGATCGTCAGCGAGCCGGACATGCGAAGCGCCGACGAAGCGGTGCGCTACCTCAAGAAGCTCCATGCCATTGTCCGCTATCTGGGCATCAGCGACGCCAACATGCAGGAGGGCTCCTTCCGCTGCGACGTCAACGTCTCCATCCGCCCCAAAGGGGACGAGAAGCTCTACACCCGGGTCGAGATCAAAAACATGAACAGCTTCCGCTTCATCCACCAGGCTATCGACTATGAGGTAGAGCGCCAGATCGAGGCGTGGGAGGACGGCGTCTACGACGAAGAGGTGTGGCAGGAGACCCGCCTTTTCGACCCCGACAAGGGGGAGACCCGCTCCATGCGGGGTAAGGAGGACAGCGCCGACTACCGCTACTTCCCCGAACCCGACCTGCTTCCCGTCATCCTCGACGACGCGATGATCGAAGAGGCGAAGAAGATCCCCGAAATGCCCGACGAAAAGCGGCGCCGCTACGTCGAGGAGTACGGCCTGCGCCCCTACGACGCGGCGGTCATCACCGCCGAAGTGGAGACGGCCGCCTATTTCGAAGCGATGGTGGCGGAAGGCGCCGACCCGAAAGAGGCGGCCAAATGGCTCACCGTCGAACTCCCCGCGCGCCTGAAGGGCGGCATGGGGGTCGACGAAGCGCCGGTGCGTCCAGCCCAGCTCGCCAAGCTGATCGGACGCATCGCCGACGGCACCATCAGCGGCAAGGCGGGCAAAGAGGTGCTCGACTACCTCTTCGAACATGAAGGGGCCGACGTTGACAGCGCCATCGAAATGCTGGGCCTCAAACAGGTCAGCGACGACGGCACCATCCTGGCCCTCATCGACAACGTGCTCGCCGCCAATGCGGACAAAGTGGAAGAGTACAGAAACGGCAAGGAGAAGCTCTTCGGCTTCTTCGTCGGGCAGGTGATGAAAGCCTCCAAAGGCACCGCCAATCCCGGCAAGGTGAACCAACTCCTCAAAGAGCGTCTCAACTCTTGAAAGAGCTCTTCGTCAAATATCTCGTCGCGTTTTCCTACTACCTGGAGAGCGCCCCCCGTTACAAACGGGTCAAGCGCTTTTTCAACAACCTCCTCAATAACGACGACTACCCCTACAAAAAATATTTCGACCTCTTCATGGTCTTCATCATCCTCTCTTCGGTCATCATTCTCGTGGAGGATGTCCACCACCATGTGGCGAAGTTCCTGGAGTGGTACGACCTCTATGTCGTCACCGTCATCTTCATCGTCGAATACCTGCTGCGCCTCTGGGTCTACGGCGACATCCACAAGATCGTCATCGCACGCTACGAAGAGGCGGAGTTTTTCGAAAAGGAGTTCTCCCTCAAGAACCTTTTCAGCGAAATCTTCGCCCTCAAGTGGGAGTATGTCACCTCCATCCCCGCCATCATCGACCTGATCGCCATCCTTCCCAGCTACCGGGAACTGCGGGTACTGCGGGTTTTCGTCCTCTTTCGCGCCTTCAAAATGCTGCGCTACTCCAAGAGCCTGCTGCAGTTTTTCGACATCCTCAAAAACAAGAAGATCGAACTCTACGCCCTCTTCCTGCTGCTATCGTTCTTTACCCTGATCGCGTCGCTGATGATCTACGTCTTCGAAGGGGCGGGGCAGAATCCCAACCTGCACAACCTCTTCGACGCGGTCTACTGGGCGGTGGTGACGGTAACGACGGTCGGGTACGGAGATATTTCGCCGGTGACGGACGAGGGGCGCATCGTCGCCATCTTCGTCATCCTGACGGGCGTGGGGGCGATGACCTTCCTCACCTCCATCATCGTCTCCGCCTTTGGGGAGAAGCTTCCCGAAATCAAGCGGACGCGGGTGCTCAACCAGGTCGCCAAAACCAAAGATCTCAACCTGGTCTGCGGTTATGGAAAAATCGGCCAGATCGTCTCCGACAAGCTTCGCGCCCAGGGGGAGAAGGTGCTTGTCATCGAGACCGACGAAAAGAAGGTGGAAAAAGCGGAGCTGGACGGCTTCAGGGTTCTGCAGGCCGATGCCACCAAAAGCGACACGCTCCTGAAGCTGAAGTTCTGTGACAACGTCAAGGCGGTCATCGCGGTCACCCATAATGATATTATCAACGTCTTCATCACGATCAACGCCCGAAGCCTCTGCAAGCGCGTGGAGATCATCGCCCGCTGCAGCGAAAAGAGTGTAGCGACGAAACTGAAACTGGCGGGGGCGAACCATCTCATCATGCCCGAAGAGATCGCGGGCCTGCTTGGCGCCGTCTACATCGGCCAGCCCGTCGCCTTCGACGCCCTGCAGGCGATTCTGACGAGAAAGAAGTCGGCGCGGATCGATGAAATAGAAATCAAGAAAGGCTCCATGCTCGACGGCAAGCGGGTGGGGGACTACGACTTCACGGCCTCCAGGCTGGTGCTTCTGGCGGTTCTGAAGCCCATCAAGGCGGGAGAGGAGGGGGAGGTGACCCACTACGTCATTTTCAACCCGCCGGAAGAG
It encodes the following:
- a CDS encoding ATP-binding cassette domain-containing protein is translated as MREPVIEMRGIHTRFGRKTVHDGVDLTVYEGEIYGLLGGSGSGKTTLLREMIMLLRPSGGSVRVLGHDLLHISQRQAQKLRSAWGVLFQFGALYTSLSVADNIAIQMREYTRLSEKTIRRIVFAKLEMVGLSPDVGRLYPAELSGGMVKRAALARALAMDPRLLFLDEPTSGLDPVSAEAFDDLITQLRDLLGLTIVMVTHDIDTIFGVIDRMAVLGDGKAVAEGTLEEVLKSDHPFIHEFFGGKRAKARIEAMKMEKMPICSNENVGKEER
- a CDS encoding ABC transporter permease, translating into MRKIGQLRYNLLMKNGTFFHVDSRDDTLIVHARGRWQVDRLDRIEAEWHRLAPTLKRWKTLLFDLSGIESVDTAGMILFLSIREERAPLRPRYRHASREFCRMYRLVRRYEVPLPEKRTGFWHPFAAFVEKIGEAALSIVNDSLLFLNFLGAVTLAFFRSLLHPAAIRIKETSANIYKAGVTALPIVALSSFLVGIVVAYQSGVQLEKYGANIFIVDMIGISIPRELAPLITSIIVAGRTGSSYTAQIGVMKITEEIDAMKTMGFEIFRFIVLPRIFALIVALPLLIFFADIIGIYAGMIIAKTQLGINPAQFTERLQSAVDVRHYIVGLVKAPFFAFIIAAIGCFRGFEVAGNTESIGRYTTMSVVNAIFLVVAIDALFSVIFTELGI
- a CDS encoding RNA-binding S4 domain-containing protein, which produces MRVDKYLSSVNLVKRRTIAQDMVKSGVVFINETAAKPSKEVKVGDIIEIRYLKGPKRYEVLKIPTTKTIPKSAKDEYVKELA
- the trpD gene encoding anthranilate phosphoribosyltransferase; this encodes MTYEEAKTAFERLFSGLMDEEEARALLIQMHERGETTDEIAAAAETMRRYSIKLPVPDDLRPKLIDNCGTGGDKSGSFNISTTVSILLAGAGCYVAKHGNRSITSKSGSADMLEKLGVRLDLTPEKQVEMLQECGFTFIFAIHHHPAMRFVMPIRKSIPHRTIFNILGPLTNPAGVEKQFIGVFDPHFVSRIAKALKRLGSRRAMVVSSRDGLDEISLGAPTDAALLEEGNLELRTIDPLDLGIERAPLKAVAGGDAETNARITREILSGSVTGPKRDIVLVNAAGALVVDGRAKSLEEGLAIAAETIDSGRALSALEKIVEVSNRL
- the tsaE gene encoding tRNA (adenosine(37)-N6)-threonylcarbamoyltransferase complex ATPase subunit type 1 TsaE, with protein sequence MRKCFESDLEHLEETAAKIAPLLPENGVVFLRGDLAAGKTTLVKALAKAKGCADEVTSPTFSIQQIYDGGVAHYDLYQCPNEKFVEMGLLESLEAPGWHLIEWGDEALENFLKAHGFETAVVTIVPTFSGRRYEVTTDA
- the lptB gene encoding LPS export ABC transporter ATP-binding protein, whose amino-acid sequence is MHELKAEKLVKTIRRHPIVKGVSLSLKTKEVVGLLGPNGAGKTTTFYMICGLIPVTEGQVTIDGTDITKEPLHLRAKRGIGYLPQESSIFKELTVEENLLIAAEAAKLDKESAAKRIENLLELFNIEPIRNRKGIRLSGGERRRTEIARALVSKPKFLLLDEPFAGVDPIAVIDIQNVIRQLLDLEIGVLITDHNVRETLGICHRAYVMHHGELMAEGSTEEIARHPDVIKHYLGEHFTL
- a CDS encoding RNA polymerase factor sigma-54 yields the protein MRLRQTQRSGLKTKLSSTLRSWLPILQAGLDELEEQLRAYEAENPYMQVRSGFESAVSPHSPPPKTQPTRFDGERSSRSDTIEALTLHEKSLYEVLGEQVNAPLFPTPRSEAAAYAIIERLDHEGYFDGEIAEVAESAGMSPEEAERIRQRFAYLEPAGVGARDPAEAMRFQLRQSGLEEPLYSFVETLLDHFDSLATFRKEPLYEEAMAAIRRFRVPPAIDFLEEFPAAVPDLVITRHREGIEVYINDDYYPDIEIETPDIDHRYVKKKIKEARDLIDALNMRKATLYKIGLMIVEFQYDFFQGGDIRPMTLKDIADEFDHNPSTISRAIANKYLMCDRGIFPMKAFFTQGLDEEVSNASIKEFIADAIAQEDREKPLSDQKLLEMVEAKFGVKMVRRTITKYRKQMRIGGSSERKRFYRLA
- a CDS encoding TIGR02757 family protein, with translation MRERLEAEAAKRNDLDELSSGRPDPLMVARKLGDDRAVLLCALFGYGNAGNIVAFLESLDFSLLERGEGEIARRLQNSYYRFQNRDDVIQAFVTLSRVERGELKSLFLEGYHREGQVIDGVFGILHALYGRNGYRSRGYRFLFGTLPEDGRPKSPYKRWMMFLRWMVRKDALDLGRWPEVSRKDLVIPLDTHTFHVGLKTGLLRRKTYDWKAALELTEHLRGFDPEDPVRYDFALYRMGQEGVLGR
- a CDS encoding F0F1 ATP synthase subunit A, which translates into the protein MEGRIFTFLGLISENHSFLFAAHYILAAILALVVARMATKQMKLVPTGAQNVMEAYLEGIVAMGRDVIGESNARKYLPLVATIGLIVFFSNLMEIIPGFEPPSGNINMTLTLALIVFLYYNFEGIRKNGFIHYFAHFAGPVKWLSPLMFPIEIVSHISRIISLSFRLFGNIKGDDLFVMVLLLLVPWIVPVPGFMLMGFSAILQTFIFMILTYVYLAGAVMLEEESL
- a CDS encoding thiamine phosphate synthase, which encodes MLRYAITDPAYYTDDPTLFADRVARMLLSHRPDMVCFRDKRTGRYETVAEAFLSLKERFPKTLFLLHGDPALAVSLRADGVHLPSDGAGRIEEAKRAGLFCIVSTHSLEEAAACEALGADAVTFSPVFASPGKGEPQGLEKLKEIKDKISLKTIALGGIVTREQIEAVEEAGADGFASIRYFVP
- the gatB gene encoding Asp-tRNA(Asn)/Glu-tRNA(Gln) amidotransferase subunit GatB translates to MSAFEVIIGLEVHVQLNTKTKIFCNCATSFADRQNSHTCPVCLGLPGALPVLNKEAVRKAMMFGNAIEATVHRKSVFNRKNYFYPDLPKGYQISQFEIPIVEHGHLMIDFDDGSQKRVGITRAHLEEDAGKNIHGGDHSLVDLNRAGTPLLEIVSEPDMRSADEAVRYLKKLHAIVRYLGISDANMQEGSFRCDVNVSIRPKGDEKLYTRVEIKNMNSFRFIHQAIDYEVERQIEAWEDGVYDEEVWQETRLFDPDKGETRSMRGKEDSADYRYFPEPDLLPVILDDAMIEEAKKIPEMPDEKRRRYVEEYGLRPYDAAVITAEVETAAYFEAMVAEGADPKEAAKWLTVELPARLKGGMGVDEAPVRPAQLAKLIGRIADGTISGKAGKEVLDYLFEHEGADVDSAIEMLGLKQVSDDGTILALIDNVLAANADKVEEYRNGKEKLFGFFVGQVMKASKGTANPGKVNQLLKERLNS